The Trachemys scripta elegans isolate TJP31775 chromosome 6, CAS_Tse_1.0, whole genome shotgun sequence genome includes a window with the following:
- the LOC117878757 gene encoding glycine cleavage system H protein, mitochondrial-like produces the protein MFGPSPASVTWIGWTQDSVNCRCGPLISPRAGWPQAASTRSLGTSALLFSARKFTDKHEWISVENGIGTVGISNFAQEALGDIVYCSLPEIGTKLNKQDEFGALESVKAASELYSPLTGEVTEINATLADNPGLVNKSCYEDGWLIKMTVDNPSELNELMNEDAYEKFIKSIED, from the coding sequence ATGTTTGGTCCAAGTCCTGCCTCTGTCACCTGGATTGGGTGGACACAGGATAGTGTAAACTGCCGCTGCGGCCCCCTCATCTCGCCCCGGGCGGGCTGGCCGCAAGCAGCCTCGACCAGGAGCCTGGGCACCAGCGCGCTGCTCTTCTCGGCCCGCAAATTCACAGACAAGCATGAGTGGATATCAGTTGAAAATGGTATTGGGACTGTAGGAATCAGCAATTTTGCACAGGAAGCATTAGGAGACATCGTTTATTGTAGTCTTCCAGAAATTGGGACAAAGTTGAACAAACAGGATGAGTTTGGTGCTCTGGAAAGTGTGAAGGCTGCTAGTGAACTCTATTCTCCTCTCACGGGAGAAGTAACTGAAATTAACGCCACCCTTGCAGATAATCCAGGACTCGTCAATAAATCTTGTTATGAAGATGGTTGGCTTATCAAGATGACTGTGGACAACCCTTCAGAACTTAATGAACTGATGAATGAGGACGCATATGAGAAATTTATAAAATCCATTGAGGACTGA